TTATGTTGTAAAGGCAAGACTTGAAAGAACTACAGAGGGCATTAAAGTTAAACCTGATTTGACAAAAAAGAAGAGGTGGTGGTAGTTGGAACAAACTTTTTTCATAATATTCGCCGTTCTAGCGGTTGCATCTGCAATAGCGGTTATATCTTTAAGAAACCCTGTTCACAGCGCTGTATTTCTGATGGTCTGTTTTATACAGGTTGCGGCAATCTTTGTCCTGCTTCGTTCTCCGTTTCTTGCTGTTGTTCAGATATTTGTGTATGTGGGCGCTGTAATGGTCTTGTTCCTTTTTGTTGTTATGATGTTGGACATTCGCAAGGCAACCATAGAAAGATTTGTTTATGGCAAAGGCAAATTTTTGGCAGTAATTGCGGCAGTAGTCCTTCTTTATGAAATCAATAAGGTGTTTCGCAGGAGCAGTCTTGCAAATCAGGTAATTTCCTCTGAAAGACATCTGGACGGAAGTGTTGCTGAGATAGGCACTGTGCTTTTTACAGACTATATACTTCCGTTTGAAGTTATCTCAATTGTGCTTTTGGTTGCCCTTGTCGGCGCTATTGTTTTAGGAAAGAAGGAGATAAAGTGATGATTCCGCTGTCATGGTATTTAATGTTAAGCGCAGTGCTTTTCACTATAGGGGTTTTGGGTGTTCTTTTAAGACGAAATATACTGATAATACTGA
This is a stretch of genomic DNA from Deltaproteobacteria bacterium. It encodes these proteins:
- a CDS encoding NADH-quinone oxidoreductase subunit J, giving the protein MEQTFFIIFAVLAVASAIAVISLRNPVHSAVFLMVCFIQVAAIFVLLRSPFLAVVQIFVYVGAVMVLFLFVVMMLDIRKATIERFVYGKGKFLAVIAAVVLLYEINKVFRRSSLANQVISSERHLDGSVAEIGTVLFTDYILPFEVISIVLLVALVGAIVLGKKEIK